The region CGCGCGCGGCGCGCCGAGCCGCTCGTGACGCAGGCGCCAGCCGTAGAACGCGCCGATGATGACCCCGGTGCCGCGGATGGCGCTGACGTAGCTGACCGGCGCAACCGTCAGCGCCCAGAGTATGATCATGTACGATGAGATGCTGACGATGCCGGTGCCGATGATGCCGACCCAGTTCGCGTTCCAGGTCGGGCGCGCCGTCAGCCGGTAGCGCGAGAGCAGGAAGTACGGCGTGAAGCCGAGCGCCATGACCAGGTAGACGTACAGGTTGTAGATCTTCGGGTCGATCAGGCGCACGCCCTGCCGGTCGGCCAGCGTGTACGTGGCGATGCAGAGGCCGCTCAGCAGCGCCCAGCGCGACGAGACCTGCTCCAGCGACTTGATCGGCTTCCACCAGTCCGACAGCGACGGCAGCGTCGTCAGGTAGATTGCAACCACGATCAGCGCGATACCGAGGTAGCCGGCGGGCGGCAGGTAGTCGCCCGCAACCAGCACCGACCAGAGCGTAACGAATAGCGGCGGCGAGCCGCGCGCCAGCGGGTAGACCATCGAGAGGTCGCCGTGCTCGTACGCTTTCGTGAGCGCGACCATGTAGATCGTCTCGGCGACGCCGGTGACGGCCAGCACCGGCAGCAGGTCGGGGATGACCCATGGCGGCGTGCTGAGCACCGCCACCGGAAGGAAGACGACAATCGAGATGATGACCGAGAAGTAGAGAAACGCCGCCTTGTTTTCGCTTTGCTTGACGAGCAGGTTCCAGAAGGCGTGGACAAACGCCGTCGCCAGCACCGCCCCCAGCGCGAACAGTGCCATGCCGGATGCGCGGCGTTAGGCGCCCAGTTCCGCGCTGAAGAGTGGCGGCAGGCTGCCGCCCCCGAGCCGGATGCCCTGCATGAGGACCGGAATAACGGAGCGGAAGACGGGCAGAAACAGCGAGCGGTCGAGCACGCCCACCAGTTCGATGCGCCAGCCGTCGCCGCTGGCGCCCCACGAGGTGTTGGTCATGAAGCGCAGCGCGACCAGGCTAATGGCGATCAGCATGACCGCGATGGCGAGACCGACGACCGCGCCGGTCATGTGCCCCAGGCCGCCCACCGGCCGGTCGGTGTAGCCGCGCAGCATGTCCATGAACAGCAGCGTCAGCACGATGCCGAATACGAACATCAGCACAAAAAAGGCCAGCACGTCGGACACGGCGGGGATCGTGCGCGGCGACAGTTCCAGCAGTTTAGTGGACACGACGCTGTAGAGCCGGCTGGACAATACGATGCCCGCATAGAAGCCGCCCAGCGCGAGGATGTAGCGGATGCCGCCCTGCCACAGCCCCAGGAACATGCCGACGAACAGGAATAGAAGAATTACGATATCCAGCCAATTGATGCTCATGGCGACCGCTTTCTGCCGGATGCGCCGGCGCGCCGTTCTTGTGCGGCAGTATAGCGGTCATCGGCAGGCGGCGTCAAGTGAGAAAAAGGTAACAAGGGGCAGGTGTCAGGGAACAGGGCGCAGGGATCAGGGGACAGGGATCAGGGAACAAGCAGGCGAAATAGACGGGCCCTTGAGTACATTGATACTCAAGGGCTCGTGGTTTTAGAGCAG is a window of Chloroflexota bacterium DNA encoding:
- a CDS encoding EamA family transporter, producing MALFALGAVLATAFVHAFWNLLVKQSENKAAFLYFSVIISIVVFLPVAVLSTPPWVIPDLLPVLAVTGVAETIYMVALTKAYEHGDLSMVYPLARGSPPLFVTLWSVLVAGDYLPPAGYLGIALIVVAIYLTTLPSLSDWWKPIKSLEQVSSRWALLSGLCIATYTLADRQGVRLIDPKIYNLYVYLVMALGFTPYFLLSRYRLTARPTWNANWVGIIGTGIVSISSYMIILWALTVAPVSYVSAIRGTGVIIGAFYGWRLRHERLGAPRALGAALFALGIVSLALGG
- a CDS encoding CvpA family protein; protein product: MSINWLDIVILLFLFVGMFLGLWQGGIRYILALGGFYAGIVLSSRLYSVVSTKLLELSPRTIPAVSDVLAFFVLMFVFGIVLTLLFMDMLRGYTDRPVGGLGHMTGAVVGLAIAVMLIAISLVALRFMTNTSWGASGDGWRIELVGVLDRSLFLPVFRSVIPVLMQGIRLGGGSLPPLFSAELGA